CTGTAAGAGTAGCGGACGGGTGAGTGCCACCCTGTCCGCCAGACTCAGTTTACAGGGGTGTGAGGGGCATGTGCGTACTCGCCGAGTTTTCCGGACTACCCCTCGTACCAGCCAGAGCCGAAGATCAGCCCGTCGTGGCGGACAGCCCAGGTGTGCTTCTGCTGCTCCGCACCCGTTTCCGGGTTGATGAGCACGTAATCCACCCATCGACCGGCTTCAGTGGCCCCTGTCAGTTCGTCGCCGTAGAAGTGACCAGTGGAATCGACGCGAAGAGCGGGGTCACGACCTATGAACATCGGATTGTGGTGGGAAATGGTGTAACCGTCACCGTCGATGACAAACACGTACCACTGTCCGTCTACGCTCTCAGGGTTGTTGTTGTAGTCGATGGTGCGGTCCAGTCCAACTGCGTTGTATAGGTTGATGGCCTGATGCACGAATGCCTTGGTGTAGGCGGGTGCATCGGACTTGGCTGGGCCGTCTTCGTACCAACCTGAACCGAAGACCAGGCCGTCGTATCGGACCATCCACGAGTGCTTGGTCTCGACTCCCCCTGTGGCAGGGTTGGGGAAGATGTATGAGAACCATTCACCGTCCTGGTCCGCGACTGCGGCAACGGCTGCACCTGATGGATAGGCGTTCGATCCCTTCACTTCTACGGCAGGGACTCCTACGAGTGAAGGATTGGCGGGGTGGGCGATCAGCGTGTCTTCTTCGTCGCCGATGAAGATGTACCACTGTCCGTCGATGCTCTCAGGCATGTTGTAGAAGGCGACGGTGTCGTCGAGTCCAACTGCATCGTAGAGTGCGATTGCCCGCCGTACGAAGGACTGCGTGTACGCTGGGGCATCGGACTTAGTAGGACCGTCCTCGTACCACCCAGTACCAAAGACCAGCCCATCGTAGCGGACCATCCATGAGTGCTTGGTCTCGACTCCGCCTGTGGCGGGGTTGCGGAAGGTGTAGGAGAACCATTCGCCGTCCTCGTCGGCGGAGGCCGCGACAGCTGAGCCTGCTGGATAAGCGTTGGGGCCCGTAGCGTACGAGAAGGGCTGTCCTACGAGGTCGGGATTGCCCGCATGGGCGAGCATCATGTCGTTCTCGTCGCCGATAAAGACGTACCACTGGCCATCGATGCTCTCTGGCGTGTTGTAGTAGGTGACGGTTGCATCGAGTCCGTCGGATTTATACCTGCTGATGGCCTCCTTGACCAGATATTGGGTGTAGGCGTCGGGAGTCGACTTCGGAGGAGCGACTGCCAGCTTGGTCTCTACCATCCCCTCGGACTTCATCATGGCAGCGGGGGCCGGTATGTCAGCAATTGCTGCCTGGACGATGCGCTCGACATCTTGGCTGCCGAGTCCGGGGGATGGCTGGGGGATGTCCGCAATGGAGTCCCGTACGATGCGCTCCACCTCGTCGCTCGTGACACCGATAGTAGACTCGGGGATGTCCCCGATAAAATCTCTTCGACCTCGGCGCTGGTTATTCCCAGAGGAGGCTCAGGAATATCAGCTATGGAGTCCTGCACGATTCGTTCTACTTCAGCGACAGATGCGCCGGGCTCGGGAGCTGCTGGCTGGCTGGCAAGCTCGGAACGCACTACGTCTTCCACATCTGCCCGGGACATCCCGGCCTCGGAGTCGCTGCACGCGACGATGAGAAATGCGAGGGCAGTGGTCAGAATTGCTACCGCCGCAATGTTGATGATTCGATTGGGCATTTGATTACTCGTCCTACCGGTATTATCTGAGAACATTATCAATTTCACTTCGATTTATGCATGTATCAATTGTGCTATAGCCCGTATCAGGCCAATTAATACGCTGTTTAACTCTAGCAAGCCGTTAATGTGCGTGTCACCCACAATTACTTGGAATTTATATAGCCAATGCTGGAATGTTATGGTACTGTGGATAGCCGAGGGGGAGTTGGAGCAGAATCCCTTGAGGAGAGACTGGACATACATACTAGGATGATGTAGTTTCTCATGTCGGGGCAAGTGGAATAGCTATCTGCGTTCCGATATTATTGTTGCTCGAAATCTATTGTTCTTCTCAGGAGGTAGCTGAATGACTGGATACTGCATGAAGTGCCGCGAGTCTCGTGAGATTGAAGAGGCTGAGCAGGTCACAATGAAGAATGGCCGACCGGCCACCCGTGGCAAGTGCGGCCTTTGCGGGACCACCATGTTCAAGATAGGTAAGGCCAGCTAACCTTACGTTCAAGTTTGGGGCAGGCGTTTCAGCAGGTGTGAATTCACTCTGAGCGCCTGTCCAGGGCCACTCAATACTGGGTGGCCAAAAATTCCACCAGAACTGCCCGCCAATTGGACGGGCAGTCTGCATTTCTCTACCCTTCGCTATCTAAAGCGACCTGACAGCAGCTTCGATTGTGCTGGTCGCCTCCTGGTAGTCGGTCCCGGGCGAGAACTTCAGTGGTTCACCGAACCGTATCTCTACTGACCCACGCTTGAAGATGGGGAACCTCGACGGCGAACCCAGACGGTCGATGTGCAGCTTCAGAGGCACTACTGGCAGCCGTCCTTCCACTGCGACCAGGCCGGTGCCGTTCATGAATGGCTTGATCGGGCCGCCGATGGTCAGTTGGCCCTCAGGGTAGATCAGCACAGACCAGCCGTTGTCGATGATCTTGCCCATGTTTTCGAGACTGGGCCTGACCGCTCCCTCCTGTGCGAGGGGAAACCTGTTTCCCATCAGCGGGTTAATTACCCATAAGACCGGGTTCTTCCATAGCCTGGCTGCGCCCGCGATTGCCAGTCTCCTTCTCCAGTGATTGGGGATGGCCTCGATTATCAGGGCGTTGTCCAGGCCGAGGCTGGGGTTGGATGCGAACAGCACCGGGCCATCCAGGTCTCGCAGTTTCTCGCGTCCCGTGACCCTCATGCCGTAGGGCAGCTTCAGGACTGGGAACATGAGACCCCGCTGGATGAAGCCGCGGACCATGCGGCACCACCATCTCATACCCCACTCCGGGAAGCTAGTGACTGGTGGGTTGCTTGCGCCCTCTTCCAGGATCGTTTGCAGCTGGCGGATTGTTGTCTCCGGCCCGATCTGACTTTCGTCGAGATACACGCCGAGGTCGGCTTCGATCACAGACAGCATCTCGACCCTGCCGAGCGAGTCGAGGTTGAGGTCGTCACCCAATGTCATGTCGGGTGTGATGTCCGCCGCGTTCACGATGGCGACCTCAGAGACTATGTCCACGAGTTCGCGGCTGCCGTCCCGTGGGGATGATGACGACGTCGATGGACTGGCGGACGCCTCTGCCTGCACGCCGTTCTCCAGCATCTCGGTCAGTTGCGGTTTCTTGATCTTGAGAATGTGGGTGCGTGGGAAGTCTTCTTCAGGCCAGACGGTGTAGCCCCTGACCCGCTGCTGCTCTGCGAGCTGGTCGTTGGCCCAAGAGACTATTGGTTCGGCATCGTCGGCGCCGTCCAGAATCAGGGCGGCGTGGACTTCCACCGATCCGCTGCGGGCGGACTGAAGTCCCACGACGGCGGAGTCCGTCACGTTTGGGTGCCTGTTGAGCACGGCCTGGATGTCGTCGGGATAGACGTTCTGCCCGCTGGGGAGGACAATCATGTCCTTCATCCTGCCGCGGATGTGCAGGAAGTCTTCATCGTCGAAGTAGCCCAGGTCTCCAGTCATATACCAGTCCCTGTCGGTCTGCCGCACCGTATCGTTCACGGGATTATCTCTTACCGTGTCAAGATACAAGTCCCTGCGGGACGAGAAGCATGGTCGTGATCTGACGCTCCCGCATGGTGCGGGCCAGCACGGTGGGCTGTCTGCTGGTTGGGTACGTGACGCTCGCGCCGAAGTGCAGCACGGTTAGAAGTCCGCCCATCTGCTCGTACATGTGACTGAGGGGCAGGATGGAGAGGAGCCTGCTGGACGTATCGCAGGTGATGTACTGGGTTATGCCCTCCAGGTTGGCAGTCAGGTTGCGGTGTGTGAGCATCACCCCCTTGGGGTCGCCGGTCGTACTCGATGTGAACATAATCTCAGCGAGGTCGTCCGGCTCGATCTCGACATTCTGCGGCTCGGGCAGGCCGTGGGTCTCGCTCTCCAGTTGCTCGAAAGTGATCTCTGGCAGGTCGAGGTCCACGCCGCCCTTTGGAGTGAATCGAGAGGTGAAGGCCAGCTTCGGAGTGATCCTGGAGATCACCCGCTCTACGTAGTCTGGCGCACTGCGGAGGTCGAGAGGAACTGCAACCACGCCAGCCCTCATGCAGCCGAAGTAGACGAGCACCCACTGCGGGCAGTTCGGTCCCCAGACGATGACCCGGTCGCCTCTGGACAGTCCCCTTCGCTGCAGGAGCGTAGCGACCTGTCCCGACTCGCGCCAGAGTCGTTCGTAGGACCAGCGCTGGTATCGGAAGCCGGGCTTGAACAGCAGGGCGTCGCTTGGGCCGTGGCTGTCGACGGCTCCCCTGAGGAAGTCGACTATGGTGCTGCCAGCAGATGCGCCGTTCTGACTCGTAACTGTCATCGATGTCTCCAGGTCATTAGAGGGTATACGTGCCGAGCATCTGCCTCAGCGCGGCGCGGGCCGCTCCGTGAAACGGTGGAAAGTGGCTGAAGCAGATCGTGTGAAAGTCCAGACTCACGAGCTTACGGAGCGACTCCATAGCCTGTTCCGGGTCCTGGGTCACTGCCGCCGCCGGAGGGGTGAGCTTACGTCCCAGCCTGTACTGGAGAGCGTCGCCCACTATCAGCAGCTTCTGGTTGGGCAGAAAGATAGTTATGCTGCCCGGTGTGTGGCCCGGTGTGTGGACGACCTGCACTGGAAAGTCGAAGGGAATGATGTCTCCGTCTTCCAGTTCGGTGTCGATCGGAGTCAGAGGGGCATTGACCTTCTCCATCAGGGGCGCGGCGATCCTCGCCATCAGCCTGCGCTGAAACGGGTTCGGCTGCTCCTCGGCGCCTTTCAGGAATCGTGAGTCCAGCCGGTGCGCCATCACGGGAATATCGCTCTCGTAGACCAGTTCGCGAACACCGCCTGCGTGGTCGGGGTGGTAGTGGGTGATGATCACGCCGGAGAGACTGTTGGAGGAGACTCCGAGCTCGTCCAGCCCGCTGTGAATCAGACCTGCGCTGCCCTTCATGCCCGCGTCGATCATGAGGACTCTGCCGTCCCCGATGAGAGCCGTAACCCTTGAGCCAAGCGCGCGGATCTGGAAGACGCCTTTGACGACGCGTATCGGATTGCCCAGCTTCATTTGCTCACGCGCCTCCAAGCCGGTAGTCGTCCAGCAGACCCATGCGGACCGCCCAGATTACGAGTTCCTGCTTGGTATCGATGCCGAGCTTGTCCTGTATGCCGTATATGGCGTTTCTGATCGTCAATGGCTGGTTGCTCCTAACGTCGGCTATCTCAGCGTAGGAGAGTCCCTGCGCGAACAGCGTGAGTATTTCCCGGTCGCGATCGGTGAGCCTTTCGAGTTCCCTGACCTTACTCTGCTCGGCGGCAGCCCTGATGCCAGCGAACACGCTCCTGATGACCGCCCCGGGAATCCGGTACTCTCCCTCTGCCACGTCTCTGACTGTGTTGAGCAGCTTGTCCTTGCCGGAGTACTTCTGAAGGTACCCGGTCGCGCCCGCGGCAACCGCCTCCATTACGGCATCGTCCTCCGCCGAAGCGGTGAGGATCAGCACTCTCGTATCGGGCAGCATCTCTGTGATCTCCCGGCAGGCGTCGATGCCGTTCTTGAGCGGCATCATCACGTCCATGATGACCACGTCGGGCCTTAGCTGCTGCGCGATCCTCACGGCTGCCGCACCGTCGCCGACCTGGCCGACCACGTCGAAGTCGCCCTCACGCTGGAGCACTTCCCGCAGGCCATCTCTCATTATCTCATGGTCGTCGACGAGAAGGACCCTTGTCTGCCTGGTTGTCGTCAAGTTACAGCCTCCTCGGTGTGTTGTAACTGATAGGGGATGTATTCTGTAGTATGGGGCATGCTTTTTACCCTCACCCTCAGGGAGAGCGGGCCTATGCGTCATAGGGAACGGTGCAGGTTACGGTTGCGCCGCGTCCGGGGCCTGTAGGGGCAGGTTTGAAACCTGCCCCTACATCTAGCCGTCCACCTATTCGTTCTGCGTCCGCCCTCATGTTCCTGAAGCCGTGACCGCGCTCGGCGTAGTCGTCTGGAAGGCCGACGCCGTCGTCCGACACGGACATGCTCAGGCTGTCGTCGCCGTAGTCCAAGGAAATGGTGACCTTGCGGGCCTGAGAGTGTCGGAACGCGTTGGTCATCGCGTTGTGGGCTATAGAGAAGAGCAGGCCCCGCGTCACTGTCGATAGAGGCGGCTCCTGTCCATTCTGCACGACGTCAGTGGGAATCGACGTGATGGTCGTGAAGGTCGAGGCGTGCGACCTCAGCACGCGGCTGAGTTCGCGGCCCTCGAATATCGGACCAGCATCAATGGGATGCCTGAGCTCCCACATGGTCGACTTCGACAGCGCGTGGGTTGCCCTGAGCTTGGAAGTAAGTTCGTCGTTCGACGAGTCTGCTAGCTCGATGGCTGTTTCGACCCCGATGCCGATCATGTACGCCGACTGCGCGATCGTATCGTGGATGGTCTGGGACAGCTCTATGCGTTCCCGCTGCAGCTCGCGCTCGCGCTCTACGGCCTCTCTCCTCCTGGTCCGCTCCAGTCTGAATATCAGGTTCACTGCCGCGACGACCGCGTACATCGTGACGATCCTGATGAACAGCACCTTCTCCTCCCCAACATCGATGTCGACGCCAGAGTTCAGGCTCAGCGCGGCGTACATGACGGCGGTGATGGTGACCCACGTGAAGCTAACTCTAAACGACGCGAACACCACGGCGAACGCTGCGAGCGCGGGATAGTAGAGCACGTAGAAGGCGTTGTCGAACCCGCCTGAGATGACCAGCCCGGCTGTGATCGTTGTGACGTCGAGCGCGCTGAGGGCGAACGCCCAGTGCCAGCTTACACTCCTGCCCGACCGGACTCGGTAGTGGATATAGCCGTTCAGCGCCATCAGCGACGCGGCCAGCAGCGTGTGCGGAATGTACGCCTCGTCGGAGTAGTCGGCGCGGTAGTTCATCTGCGCGAACCAGGCAATCCCGAGGAACCAGCGCACCCACACAGAGATGCGCAGGCTGTGTCGTAGATCGTCCGCGTCGATCCGGTGCAGCGCCCACCCGGACGCTTCGGTTGTGTTGACTGCCGTGTTCAGGCTTCCGACCTCACTTACGCCGTTCTGTAACTGAGTCGAAGTTTATACCAGCCGATTACGGCGTCAAGGTTCGGGAGTACCGTGTGGATTGGGTACGGGGGAACCGTCGTCCCTAAGCCGCAGCGAAGGATCCCTGGGATTCCTGCCTCAAGATCCCGGCAGGGTCCTGACGTGCTCCTCAAGCCAATCGTGTAGCTCAGCGAAACGGAATGTGTTGGTCTCGAACAGTCGCATGAAGTGTGCGTACGCCTCTTCGCTGTCGCAGTCGATGAAGTGGCCGTTCATGCGCATGAAGGTTTCAGTGATGGCGAAGGCCACGCGCTTGTTGCCGTCGATGAAAGGGTGGTTCATGGCGAGGCTCTCCAAGAGGGCGGAGGCTTCCTCGATGAGGCTGTCGTAGTATCCGAGTTGAGGCCGCATGAGAGCTGAATCGAGGGCTGCCATGTCGCGGAGGCCCATACTGCCACCGAACTCGCGGATCAAGATCTCATGCATGACTAAGACTTCATCCAGAGTGGGGAAGTCGTGCGTCATTTGGCGAGCAACTCAAGTAGCCGTCGATTTCTCTCAACGCTTGCTCTGAAGTGCGCCATCACCTCTGGGCGAACGTTTGGACTCTCCCTGCCCTCGATGTAGCTGATCATGGCGTCCTCCAGCACGGCCTGGAAGTGGCGACCATCGTTTCTGGCAATCTCACGCATCTTCGATAGCAGTTCCGGCGTGGCCTGGCTCGAAAACTTTTCTCGCTTTGCAGCCATGTCTAGTCCTCTTTCTGAAGTTACTTCAACCTATTCGCGACTGCCCCCTATGTCAAGTTACATCTTGATAAAGATGGACATTAACTCTTCCACAAGTCTTGCCAGCAGTGACCACTTCTGAGTGAGCATCTCCATTATGGGGTTCAGCCGTACCTCCAAGAATCGGTACTGGGCGACCTGTTTGTGGCTTTTGGTGAGTGACATAGTCGGTGCATGGTTTTGGCGGGTACGTGAACATTCCCGGCCGGGATCGGGTAACTGAACGGAAGTCGATAAGGAGGTCACCATGAGTATGTCTGAAGCAGTGGTGAGTCAGGGGGCTGAGGGGCGAGTGTTCTGTGAGCGGTGTGGACACAGGAGGCCGTCGCCGTCTGAAGCATGTGCTAACTGTGAGCCTGATGAGGGAGCACCGAGTCGTGCCGAATCGTCCTGGTTGGGCAGGACAATCTCACGTCTGACGGAGGACGATCGGGACCTGATGGACGGTCAGGGCATCCTGGTCATCGCTAGGTGGATACTCGTCGGCGCGGGGTTACTGCTCGCGCTGTGGAATCCAGAGGCGCTGGGAGAGCTGAAGGTCGAGATAGGCCTGATACTGACCCTGGCCGTCGCTAACTTCTTCCTTCACGTGCAGATGCTCAGGGAGCAGCCTCCGTTGAAGTGGGTGGCCTACCTCGCGAGTGGGGCCGACATCGTCGCGATTACAGCGATTGTAGTTGTGTCAGGGGGCGCCGATTCGGGCCTGTATACGTTCTACTTCCCGGCGCTGATTGCTATCGCCGTGGCGTTCCCGGTCGGCGCAAGCCTGGTGTTGTCGGCAGGTGCGATCGGGCTGTACGGGCTGGTGCTGTCGACAGGCATGGGAGGCAGCGACGACCCGCTGCTGGTGGTGAGGCTTGTGATGATGGTCGCGGTCGTCGCTTGCGGGATCGTCTACAGGAGCATCGAAAGGGAGAGGCGGAGCGAGTCGGGTGAGTCGCTTTAGAGGCTGCTGAATGTCCGCTATCCATGGGGGCTGACACAGGGTACATAAGCTGACGACTCGTTCGTCCTGAGCTTGTCGAAGGACACCCCCCTGGATACCGGCCTTCGCCGGTATGACGGTTACGTGCGTGGGTCTCCTCTAACGGGTGCCCTTGTCAGTTGGGGGACGGTGTCCCTCGAAATCCATAGGAGAATTGAAATGAACACTGACCGAACTGATGAGAGAGCATCGGCTGAGGACGTCTACTTCGGACAGGTCGTGGCCAACTGGGCGCGGTGGGCCATAATCGGCGCGGCGCTGCTGCTGGTGCTGTGGACCTCGACGGACACCTTCAGGCTGATGCTGGGCGTGCTACCCATAGTCGGGCTGATGGTGGTGAACTTCTACCTGCATGGGCGCTACCTGGCAAGCAGGCCGGCGAATGGCATGCTGATCGCTATAGCGTCGGCAATCGATATTGCGCTGATCACGGGACTCATACTGTTGTGGACATCGACATCGTCACCTGGCGGAGCGCTGTTCGTGCTGTACTTCCCGGCGCTGGTGGCGTTTGCGTTCATCATGCGACCGCGCATCAGCATCGCGTTCACGGCGTGCGTGCTTGGAATCTACGCATTCGCCGCGGTCGTGTCCGATCCCCTCATCCTGTCCAGCATGGCGGCGATCGAGACGCTGGTCGCGAGGCTGATTACACTGGCCGCTGTCGGCATCCTCGCAGCCTACTTCTGGCGGATCCAGAGACTCCGGCGGTCTGACGAGCAGTTCGAGGCCGCTTAAGAGCGCGGTTGGTATAGATTCATGCTTCGCCGAATATTGAACATGCTTGCGAGGTTGGTGAGGTCTCTGTTCGCGTCGGCGCCGGACCCACGAGAGAGTGAGAAGGCCCGGGACGGACACGAGGACCTTCTCGCACGAATCTCGGCTGCACGTGGTCGTATCCGGACAGTCCAGGACCAGCTCGAGCACGGAGTGGCCTCTTCGAAGCGAGAGGTCGCAGACCTGCTCGACGAGGCCCGCCGCCTCGTGGAGGCCGGACGCGACGATGCGGCCCGTGTCGTTCTTCACCGCAGACAGACCGCGCTCGAACGGCTGCGACTACTGGACAGCCAGCTCGCCCGCATCGTGTTGGAGGATCATGCTCTCGCCAGCGCAGGAGACAGGTTGGAGGGCGAAATGGCCCTGCGGACCGCTCGGCAGGGTGTTACGGCAGCTCGTTACGACGCCGCTGAGGCGCGGGCGAAGGTAACTGAAGCGCTGACGGACGTGTCCGACGAGTTCTCTGATTTGCTCGCCGAATTGTGGGCTGCCGACGAACGCGCCGTGAGCATGGAGGCCCGCGCCGATGCCCTGGATGAACTGGTGGACGTTGGGGTGCTGTCGTTGCCCGTCTCCTCGACTCAGGTTTTGCCTGCGGAGTCGAGCCATGACGAAGTGGATACGCTGCTGGAGAAGATCATGCAGGAATTGAGAGGCGGCCCGGTTGACGCTCCCCAGCGGTAGATATATCGTCTGACGAAATTGCTCGCGGGGGAATTTGTCATGCAGTACGACTACATCATCGTTGGGGCAGGGTCTGCCGGCTCGGTGCTGGCCTCGAGGATTACTGAAGATTCCGATAAGTCTGTGCTTCTGCTCGAGGCGGGGCCGGACTACGGCGACTTCGAGGCGATGCCGGACAGCGTCAAGTTCGGCAACAGCGTCTGGCCTGCGGCATACGGCCCAGAGTCCGAGACGTGGGGATATATGGCCACCGCGACGCCGGACCGCGAGCCGTTTCCGCTTCCGCGCGGCAAGTTGACTGGCGGCTCAAGCTCGATCAACGGTCAGGTCTTCTTCCGCGGCATACCCGAGGACTACGACGAGTGGGCTGAGCTCGGCTCGCCGGAATGGGCGTTCACCAACTTGCTGCCGTACTTCCGAAAGTCCGAGACGGACCTGACCTTCGGCGCAGACGACTTCCACGGCGGCGAGGGCCCCATCCCTGTTCGCCGCTACACGAAGGATGAGGCGCTGCCCATACCGCAGCGATTCTGGGAGACGTGCCTTGCCGCCGGATACCCGGAGGCGCTCGACCAGAACCATCCAGAGGCCGAAGGCGTAGGGCCGCGTCCGCTGAACAACGTGGACGGCGTTCGGATGAGCACCAATCTGACCTATCTCTCGATGGCCAGGCACCGGCTGAACCTTACGATCAGGGCCCATGTGCTGGCGCACCGTATCCTGTTCGACGGCGACCGCGCAATCGGCATAGAGGCAGAGAGCGGCGGGGACGTCTTCCAGGTCTTCGGCGACGAGATCATCCTGTCCGGCGGCGCGATCAACTCACCCCACCTGCTGATGCTGTCCGGTGTAGGCCCGCGCGAGCACCTAGAGTCGTTCGGTATTCCGGTGGTACATGAGCTGCCCGGCGTCGGAGAGAACCTGAGAGACCACCCGGCGACGTTCATGCTGTACAAGGCGAACGTCGAAGATCCTCCTCCCAATGCCCCGTCCATTCAGGTTGGAATGCGCTACACCACGCCGGGTTCGCCGCACCGTAACGACATGCAGATGAGTCCCATCCTGATGACGAGCGAGCACCGTCCCGCAACGGTAGAAATACCAGAGGGCGAGACGTACACGGGCTTCAGCGTCGCCCTGCAGAAGGCGGCCTCGGCGGGCCGAATCACGCTGACGTCCACCGACCCACGTACCCAGCCCAACCTTGACTATCGCTACCTTATAGACGCGTGGGACAGGGAGCGGATGCGTGGGGCGATCAGGACCTGCGTCGAGCTGACGCAGCAGCCTCCGCTGTCCGATGTGATCGCGGAGCGCATCAATCCGTCGGATGCCGATCTCGCCTCAGACGACGCACTGGACGCGTGGATGCTTGCCAATGTCGGTACCCAGCACCATTCGTCTGGTACGTGCAAGATGGGGCCTGCGTCGGACCCGATGGCCGTCGTGGACCAGTACCTGCAAGTGCATGGCCTCCAGGGACTGAGAGTAATCGATGCGTCCGTGATGCCCGACGTCGTTCGGGCCAACACCAACGCGACGACGATCATGATCGCCGAACGCGCCGCAGACTGGATCGTCCAGGGGAGCTAGGCAGGCAGCTCCTGCGGCTCCTCCCTGAAGAGGAACTTGATGCGCCGCCAGTCCACGACGATGAGCAAGGCGGACAGCCCGAAGTAAACGGCCGCGAAGCCAAGCCTAAACGCGGGCTCGAGGAACGGCAGGTGTACGATGAAGAGCACCAGCAGGATCGCTCCGGCCCACCAGCTTATGATGCGCTTGGCTATCAGCAGTAGTCCGAACATCGAGACCGCTGTCATCAGCAGGAACTCGACCGACTGCCTATCGTCGAGAGGGAAGTTGAGCGGCGTGAACAGCGAATTGCCAGCGGTCCCGCTGAACACGAGCACCATGCTGCCTATCAGCAGCGTGAGCTGATTGACCCCCGACGAGATGAGCGCGGTAAGACCGGCCACCGGGTTCGCTCTCAGGCTGAATAGCACGGCCACGATAATCTCAGGCGACTCCGAGGCCAGCGGCGCGACCCATTGGATCAGCGTGAACTCATCTATACCGAACTCCGTGGCGGTCTCGATAAGCCCGTCTACGAAAGGCTCAGCCGCGGCGATTATCACAATGGCTGAGTACACAAACATGAATATCACAATGGCGCGCCTGCGCCCGGTTGGCTGAGCGCCTATGAGTGCGGCCGCGCCGACCAGATCC
This is a stretch of genomic DNA from Dehalococcoidia bacterium. It encodes these proteins:
- a CDS encoding cache domain-containing protein, encoding MERIVRDSIADIPQPSPGLGSQDVERIVQAAIADIPAPAAMMKSEGMVETKLAVAPPKSTPDAYTQYLVKEAISRYKSDGLDATVTYYNTPESIDGQWYVFIGDENDMMLAHAGNPDLVGQPFSYATGPNAYPAGSAVAASADEDGEWFSYTFRNPATGGVETKHSWMVRYDGLVFGTGWYEDGPTKSDAPAYTQSFVRRAIALYDAVGLDDTVAFYNMPESIDGQWYIFIGDEEDTLIAHPANPSLVGVPAVEVKGSNAYPSGAAVAAVADQDGEWFSYIFPNPATGGVETKHSWMVRYDGLVFGSGWYEDGPAKSDAPAYTKAFVHQAINLYNAVGLDRTIDYNNNPESVDGQWYVFVIDGDGYTISHHNPMFIGRDPALRVDSTGHFYGDELTGATEAGRWVDYVLINPETGAEQQKHTWAVRHDGLIFGSGWYEG
- a CDS encoding 1-acyl-sn-glycerol-3-phosphate acyltransferase — encoded protein: MNDTVRQTDRDWYMTGDLGYFDDEDFLHIRGRMKDMIVLPSGQNVYPDDIQAVLNRHPNVTDSAVVGLQSARSGSVEVHAALILDGADDAEPIVSWANDQLAEQQRVRGYTVWPEEDFPRTHILKIKKPQLTEMLENGVQAEASASPSTSSSSPRDGSRELVDIVSEVAIVNAADITPDMTLGDDLNLDSLGRVEMLSVIEADLGVYLDESQIGPETTIRQLQTILEEGASNPPVTSFPEWGMRWWCRMVRGFIQRGLMFPVLKLPYGMRVTGREKLRDLDGPVLFASNPSLGLDNALIIEAIPNHWRRRLAIAGAARLWKNPVLWVINPLMGNRFPLAQEGAVRPSLENMGKIIDNGWSVLIYPEGQLTIGGPIKPFMNGTGLVAVEGRLPVVPLKLHIDRLGSPSRFPIFKRGSVEIRFGEPLKFSPGTDYQEATSTIEAAVRSL
- a CDS encoding acyl--CoA ligase, which produces MTVTSQNGASAGSTIVDFLRGAVDSHGPSDALLFKPGFRYQRWSYERLWRESGQVATLLQRRGLSRGDRVIVWGPNCPQWVLVYFGCMRAGVVAVPLDLRSAPDYVERVISRITPKLAFTSRFTPKGGVDLDLPEITFEQLESETHGLPEPQNVEIEPDDLAEIMFTSSTTGDPKGVMLTHRNLTANLEGITQYITCDTSSRLLSILPLSHMYEQMGGLLTVLHFGASVTYPTSRQPTVLARTMRERQITTMLLVPQGLVS
- a CDS encoding MBL fold metallo-hydrolase, with translation MKLGNPIRVVKGVFQIRALGSRVTALIGDGRVLMIDAGMKGSAGLIHSGLDELGVSSNSLSGVIITHYHPDHAGGVRELVYESDIPVMAHRLDSRFLKGAEEQPNPFQRRLMARIAAPLMEKVNAPLTPIDTELEDGDIIPFDFPVQVVHTPGHTPGSITIFLPNQKLLIVGDALQYRLGRKLTPPAAAVTQDPEQAMESLRKLVSLDFHTICFSHFPPFHGAARAALRQMLGTYTL
- a CDS encoding response regulator transcription factor, translating into MTTTRQTRVLLVDDHEIMRDGLREVLQREGDFDVVGQVGDGAAAVRIAQQLRPDVVIMDVMMPLKNGIDACREITEMLPDTRVLILTASAEDDAVMEAVAAGATGYLQKYSGKDKLLNTVRDVAEGEYRIPGAVIRSVFAGIRAAAEQSKVRELERLTDRDREILTLFAQGLSYAEIADVRSNQPLTIRNAIYGIQDKLGIDTKQELVIWAVRMGLLDDYRLGGA
- a CDS encoding type II toxin-antitoxin system death-on-curing family toxin, whose product is MTHDFPTLDEVLVMHEILIREFGGSMGLRDMAALDSALMRPQLGYYDSLIEEASALLESLAMNHPFIDGNKRVAFAITETFMRMNGHFIDCDSEEAYAHFMRLFETNTFRFAELHDWLEEHVRTLPGS
- the mftG gene encoding mycofactocin system GMC family oxidoreductase MftG; this encodes MQYDYIIVGAGSAGSVLASRITEDSDKSVLLLEAGPDYGDFEAMPDSVKFGNSVWPAAYGPESETWGYMATATPDREPFPLPRGKLTGGSSSINGQVFFRGIPEDYDEWAELGSPEWAFTNLLPYFRKSETDLTFGADDFHGGEGPIPVRRYTKDEALPIPQRFWETCLAAGYPEALDQNHPEAEGVGPRPLNNVDGVRMSTNLTYLSMARHRLNLTIRAHVLAHRILFDGDRAIGIEAESGGDVFQVFGDEIILSGGAINSPHLLMLSGVGPREHLESFGIPVVHELPGVGENLRDHPATFMLYKANVEDPPPNAPSIQVGMRYTTPGSPHRNDMQMSPILMTSEHRPATVEIPEGETYTGFSVALQKAASAGRITLTSTDPRTQPNLDYRYLIDAWDRERMRGAIRTCVELTQQPPLSDVIAERINPSDADLASDDALDAWMLANVGTQHHSSGTCKMGPASDPMAVVDQYLQVHGLQGLRVIDASVMPDVVRANTNATTIMIAERAADWIVQGS